Genomic segment of Vicia villosa cultivar HV-30 ecotype Madison, WI unplaced genomic scaffold, Vvil1.0 ctg.002450F_1_1, whole genome shotgun sequence:
caataaaaaaaatcaaattcgcaAAACAAAGATGCCAAAAACACATACTAAAATGATTTGCGCAGATCTTGAACATCTTCGATTGCCTCATGAGAAACCTAACTTTACCGGTAATGCTTTGATTTGCTGTGATCAATGAAACAAGAtgagaaaccctaaaaaaacctaaaaaagtgaaaaatgaaaagaaaagactTATAGGTCTAGAATCCCTTCTTCGTTTTCTTCACCAGTGGATATCGACAACCACCTCACACTTGATGATGGGATTGAGTTGTGCTCTGATATCTTCGTCATCACCGACCGCTAATGAAAAAGAGAGGGGAAACAGGAGAAAatgaatgagagagagagagagagagaagggaaATGTGATAATGATTTTTTTCAATCTCACCAATGAGCATCGGGCAGTTGGCATCAATTGGGAGAAAATTATACCTCGTACCCCTAACATTATCCCTCTAcccctatattttttaaaatatttcaattatatccttttaatttataaaataattttattatttaatatttaccatTTCACACCCCTACCAAAGTGCATCGGATAACTTGCAATCAAGTTTTCCGGtttataatttttcttcaccggataacttgcagtcaagttatccagtttgtaatttttcttcatcagataacttgcagtcaagttatccagtttgtaatttttcttcaccggataacttgcagtcaagttagctgatttgtaatttttcttcaccggataaatTGTAGTCAAGTTATCCAGTTTGTAATATTGTAGATAACGATTTTTATTACTTTTGACCACGATTTTTCCTTGTTGcctaaacatttttattttttattttatttacttttggccacggttgttccttgttgcctaaactttttatttatttatttttaatttttgaattagTTAAAAACTATGCACCATCATCATATTTTGACTTCATCAAGATTAAATGTAGTGTCTGTAACGTCCCAAACTACTTTCAAAATTACTGATTGACCCCACAACGTGTGAGTGAGGAAAACGTATGATAAAAAGACTCGTGTTAGTTTGTGGGATTAGTCGGTAATCCTGAAAGTAATTTGGGACATTGCAGACACTACATTTAATCTTGATGAAGTCAAAATATGATGAAAACATGAAAGAGTTGTTAGGAAAAAAATCTAAAACCATTTAAAAATGATGATGGTGCATAGTTTTTAActaactcaaaaattaaaaataataaaaagtttaggcaacaaggaacaaccgtaaataaaataaaataaaataaaagtttaggcaacaaggaaaaaccgtggccaaaagtaAATCAAATCGCTATTTATAAtattacaaaccggataacttgactgcaagttatccggtgaataAAAATTACAAACCTGATAATTTGACTGCAAGTcatccggtgaagaaaaattacaaactggataacttgactgcaagtcatccgatgaagaaaaattacaaactggATAACTTagctgcaagttatccggtgaagaaaaattacaaaccggataacttgatTGCAAGTTATCCCATGCACTTTGGTAGAGGTGGAAAatggtaaatattaaataataaaattattttataaattaaaaggatagaattggaatatttaaaaaaatgtagggGTAGACGGATAATAGTAGGGGTATGAGATATAATTTTCCAATTGGGACATCCATAGTACAAAATTTGGCTTATTTATCTATTTACCGAAACATTCTTTTTATTAGGAGAAAATGATTTATGTATACTATGTTGATTAAAGGGCTTTATGGGTAGTTTGtaatgaaaatatggtttaattaGTAGGTTACAAAACTATCCTTTTTGTAGTGTAAGATTATTTTGATGAAATGGTAAATTAGGTAGATTGGTCAATTGAACAataatgggtagatagtagacTACCccctctaattttttttttagtaaagagTTAGACACGTGTACCGCAACCTTTATCAGTATCAATTTGTCTTAAGTTTATTGATGTATTGATGTGAACATCAAAGAGACAccaaaaaaacttccaaaaaaatGTAAATTAGGTCAAGAATTTCTTTGAGTTATGTAGTTTTGTTAATCTTGTTAtcgatcaaattttcttttttaaccGATGTGATTagaatttgtatattttttgttgtCACTCCTTTATGTCAATGTTGTCCCATCTATTCATATTTCACTCTACGCTAGTTATTTGTCTAGTACTAGTACTCTTTATCAACATCTTTTTTGGTTGAGATTTTAACCAAAAATAAACAAGAATCTAAAACAAATGAAACTTGAGATTGAGACTTGACATTCTATTAAATCTTCTTAATATTTTATGCAGCATAGATATGTTTGTTGACTCACACTTTCTATAACTCACAAACAAACCCTGCAAACACCATGCACGCTGTTTTATTATTTAGACTGTCATAAGCCATAGCAGTAGGAAAGCAGCTATATGTCTTAAGAATATATTCAATCTTAATATTCATGCTTTTCTTTATTCTTAGAATTAATCACTTCAAATATACTAATTGTATTAGCACTTTTatgaatgataatgatgatgatagtgATTAAACCAAGTTGGATGAAGGAAGCATGCATGCATCTTTGACTCTTAGGATGTTGAATGTAGTACACATTTTGGAGAAAATTACTGAGAAGCATCGCATGTCAGAATTTTGTCTCCCTATCTTAGACAAACACCCATCTTACAAGACTTTCTCAACTGTTTGAAAAGAAATATATTCGGCATGCTTATTCTCCTTGAGTAACCATTGTGTAGCTGCAAATTAACCAGAAAGAGAGAGTATATAGAGACAATACACAAACATCACCTATAAGAAAAATAACACGCTCCTCCGACAATAACAGACAAACCAAGTACCCTAAGGTTCACTACATTCTTCCTCACAGTTACATTTTCTCACACCCTATTCATTCTCTTATAAAACCACACTTTcccttttttcattttcatcatcacaaacacaCAAAACTGACCAAATATCtgaatttccttattttattcaattgcacTATTACAACACACACCATGTTCAATCAAGAGAAACTCATGCATTACCAAGTGGAACAACCATCATGGAGCTACTACatgatgagaagagaaagaagaacagTGGAAGAAGATCAAATGGAGAGAATAATGAGCTTAGCTACACAAAGTGCTGTTGTCATATTCAGCATTAGCAGTACTAGTTGTATGTGTCACGCAATGAAGAGTTTGTTTAGTGGGATGGGAGTGAATGCAATGGTTCATGAACTTGATCAAGATTCAAAACCATTCATGAGGTTACTTGGAAATTCAACATCACTACCTGTTGTTTTTATTGGTGGCAAATTAGTTGGTTCTATGGATACAGTTTTGGGTTTTCATATCAATGGCTCACTAGTTCCTCTTCTCAAACATGCTGGTGCTTTATGGCTTTAATATCAATCTCAGTTTAACTTCTTAGATATTAGAGTTGGAATAATTAGTCATATTTATATGCTAAATTAGACAGTGATTAAAATGATTAAGCACTGGTTTATAATGTGTTGTATGGAACTCTCAATGATATAtgtggaaaaaaatatatttagaattcTGTCGATTTTCTCTCGATTTTTAAACTTGTTTGTAGTTTGTATAACTAGACTAATGATATATTTACTCttatttttgcaaaaaaaaaagaaaaataatattgttcACTGTATTAATACTATTCTACGCAAGAACAAGATGATGATCAGATAGGCGTATATGAGAACTTTGTTACGATGGAGGTTTGATTCAGACGCGGTGTAAGGACCTAACCTGTAAGGTTAGAACTCCAACGCTCAAGTTAGTGTAAGAAATgaataatgaaatttaaaatgGATGTGAGATTATCTTCAAATGGAGTGATTTGCCTCCTTATATATAGGAGTTTGTATGTAATTAAAATGTATAAAGGGAGGCGAGAGATAATAACTTAGTTTGCAGGATGGATCTGATTATTTCCTCCAAAGGAGTCACAAATAACAACTTAGTTTGCATTTTCCATGCCTAACTTCCTTCGAGTATTCGGGCCTTGTTCACTATTGGGCCCTAGAGGACACAAAATAGTTTCCTCTAAGCCCTAGTATTTGTTTTAAAAGGGGGAGGGCTTTTCAATTGCGGGAGTTATGTGTCGAGGTGAGAGTTAATAACTAACATATGCCCCTTACTCTAGtcgattatttgcataattactCTAGGGCGCTATGATGTCACTTCAATTGTTGTGAAGAAATATCAATTGTTGATAGTTGCGTATGATTGTATGGCTTTGAATTGTTTGAGGGAGTTTAATGGGCTTATGAAGAGACTTCATTCCCTTTCTTGTTATTCATATTGACTTTctagaaagttttttttttcctttcaatcTTGAGTATTCTGGACGTGTGACCTAATCATGTATTTGAGAAAATTTCCCTCGCTAGTTTGggttttgtgtgtttgatttattATTCATACTTTCGAACTTGAATCTTGAGTTCCTGTTGATTATCCTTCTTCATTGTTGCTTTCTAGGGTTTTTTCGTATCTCAAAACTCATTCCCCTAGCTAGTATGTCAATGTGCTTTGTCTTCGATTCTCCAATCATGGTCATTTCTTATGTATCAACTAGAAATGTCATTACGTATATCTATGGAGTTTGGGTGAGTCCAGACATCTCAGGTTCcacttccttcttttcttgaGAGGATTCCTTTTATCAGACTATGACATATGTGGGTCCACCTAAAGATTGGGGTGTCCATCATCCTACTAAATATCAAAAGGTATGAGGACCATGCAATGGGTGTGCTATCCCCTTCCATGAATGTGTATTTCCTTCATTGGTTACCATATCCCTTTTAATGAGTTGAGATAAACGTCTTAAATCATTTGTTGATTGCTCCTTCAAAATTCCATCTCTTGAGTCGGGCTTTTGTCAAGGTTTTCAACATTGGTGCGAGTATATGGGCAATAAGCCAACAATGGCcctattttttttcacttttttgaaGTATGTAATGGTTCTAAATCGGCATATGGCTCGGGCCTTATTTCTTTACGGTAATGTATTAAAAACTTTGAACCTTATTCGGATAGTGCAAAGTGCTTTAAGGATTAATTTTTCTTGGTGGTCCTTATTTAACATGAAACCCATTAAAAAATCTGTGACTTGAATTCTGAGGCTTCTTCTTGTTGTACGAACATCTTTTATGAATACTAGACTCAGGGACACTTTTTGATTGGAGTCCGATTTTTTCGTTACAAGGAAGGATATTTTTCTTAGTAAGAGAGGTATTTAGAAAATCACTTAATGTCTTTTTACCAAGAACTTGGTTATGTGGGCAAGGTGATCCCCTCCAACCATTCTTCCGAGAAACGTTTAAAGAGGTGtattttgtaacacccttctaaaccccgcgacaattaaataaatatttcagagtacatgaaacaaGAGTGCcacaatttaatttaaaaacaaacatcatacgtcattgccatgcattcactgaggaaattcaacataattcatcataactcataaaaTAATCTCATGTCAGCACAACGGAAATCCAACATTCGGATGAGTATAATATCTTTAATACTACATCCCAAAATAAAACCAAGATCATAAAGATAGAGTCATTAAAACATGAACCCTAAGCTAACGTTCCCCGGTGTTACaattatcagagcatgacaccgactcgaactaatgaactagcctataagctatcctcaccaaaatcAGGCCGCTacacttcaatctgaaaatgatcaacagtaaggatgagtctcattcacaattaaaaaattttatcagttcataaacgataaaacaataacaatattatattcacccaacatcaacatatattcaggcaagtttcatcatcataaacaaccaacacatcatcaatatttataacactggaaaaacatccaatcatgttataaaatcatgcatatgaatgcaactaacactatgcatgtggtaccaacatcatcaaatgggaataacccatgaccgatccaacatcatcaagatacggccctgcctgcacagattccacacaatgggaatcatgcccttcactgatccaacacatcatcatggatacaacatcaacaatgaatatgaatgaatgcaaacatacatgaacatacttataccatcgttaagtctatgagtaacatcatcaaaatactcatttcatcataatcatcatcatcatcatcaaagcatatatatatatatatatatatatatatatatatatatatatatatatatatatatatatatatatatatatatatatatatatgcatcattcaatcacaatcacatcatggGATTTACATCATCATAATACTACGTTTAACACATCtatcacaattcaacatattgaattatccaccattggtataacatacattcatcatgtaacaatcaTAACAATACGTAaaaattatcattcatcaattccatgtatcacaattagcacataatacacaatacccatacatgttattcttaaataacattaatccacgACATACACAGATACAATTACATCTCATTTTCAAAACcgcataataattaaattatctagttctaattaatttattttaatcataaagagcattCCGTTAGCTTTATAACGCTTCGAACGGGGGCCCAAActgagttacggttcaaaagatatgagttttacaaaaataagtatttttcaaaaacgtacagtggtaaccgattacccaaacaccagtaatcggttactgaagttcAAAACCCCAGatttgctgtttttactatgggtaatcggttacacccctttcggtaaccgattacctcgtacctgcaacccaaaaaccagttttcagcATCTTAAATCCCCCCAAACATCCCCCAATCGAACCGATACGATTGTACACGAAAAACAGAGGGATTTCACATGCAATATGAGTTAAATCATCAGTCAAACAacacttttaacatcaacaatcatTACCAACAAGTACTCACACAAAGTTCACAAAAATTGAACCTAATGTCTAAAACCCCAAACCTAGAACatattctctatcgaatcaatagtatacgatttcaatcctaacgcctacgacccgataatagaggttaaccggaagagtccccccttaccttaaggTTGATCTTGAGTCTCCCTCTCTTCGTGCTTCTTCACGTTCTCTGCTCTTCTCACGTTCTGAACTTTTCTTCTCCTTTGCTTCTATTCTCTCCTTTGCCCAAttatcttattttatgaaaataaagcaaaataactttagtaatagggcctaccaatcacaccccctccattactaaccacaacttggtcCAATAATCTTATTTTACACAACTTCTAGTTTAAGTCCAAtttaaaataccaataatccaagaatttaatttaaactccaattaaattaataaatataaaatatggggtgttacatatttaGACTCGTAGGATTATAGACACCAAGTCTAAAGAAAAGTGGAGGAAGATTTTTGATAAATTGGTCTAAAATTTCCTAATCCCCTCTCATAATTTCCGATTTGTTCCTAATGCTTCCTTTTTATTTGCATATATGATGAAGAGTGATCCGCTGACGTGCACGACTCAAAAACGAGTAATTAAGGTGTAGTAAAGTGGAAGATTTAAACCAACCGATTGAAAACGAGGGGGGTCTTAACGTTCAAAACTTAAATTGAATATGATTTAGGTAAAATCAAGATTGATGAATAAGCTAATCTTTTGTATCGATTTCTGACTTATCATTGATTCTTATCATTCCTATTCCCTAAGCGAattcgatcctattcgattacAATACCCACTGACAAGCGCAATTGATATCATAtgatgtatgttcctaattttcaaatTAAGAAAACAGATTTAAGCAGTTGCGAATTAAGCAAATATGATAACAAAAATGCTACGCTAACCTGACTATAATTAAGGATCATACaaacaatcgaatttaatcaactCTATCGTATAAGAAAcactcgaattaagcaaacaaaaaCATTCGAGTTAAGAAAATGAGTTTATATGCAGAATTGAAAAGAAATcgaaattaaattgaaatttataAAAACTTCATAATGGAATCTAAATACATCAAATCAGGTCTTGGAATTATTTCTCCATCAAAATCGTACAAAGCTGTCATTTTCGTGAAAATTCATAATCAATCAAATAACCTGCATTTCTAGTTTAAATATTATAAGGGAAATCGGGCCCTAATAGCATCCGACCCGAAAAACATAAAAACTGGccaaaactaattattttattaagtgtgGAGATGAAACCAATTATTCGACCCTTCTGCACTACCAATTAGCTTTTAACTTCAACACAAAACTTGTAGCTTATCCTCTCAGTTTTTCAACGCATATTATAATGGGTTAAACGGCATCCCGTAGACCATGTTATGACTTGTACAACGAGAGGGTATCAAATAACTATTTAAGCTTAAagtaaaatacaaaattaaaataaaggtaaAAATAGACTAAGCTTAGGAAACACGCTAAAATAGTAGAAAAAACAAAATACACCCTAGAATTATTATGACATAATAGTGAATGAATATGCATGAAGAACATTATTGAAGAttttttctgtcttgcaatccatcccaaagaatgGTGCATGCAAGTTTGCAGTGACTTCATATAAGTAAAGATTAGGTTAAAATATGTTTGACGAGTGCTATTATAGTGTAATCAAATTGTTTAATCCCTAGGTTATATCAAAAAACCTAAGGGTTAGTTCATTTAGTTTACActcataaacaaataaaatataaactgcAAAAGCTGGGATTCCAAGTGTGTCCTGATTTGTTTTTCCCCTCAGCTTTCTTAAAAATCGAGggaatatgttgtttttattattataaaaaaataaaacatggagCGCCTAGGCATAGTACCTCATTTTTTTCTAACTGAGGTGAAAGGTttgtcatgaaatgtattatttgtagtagtggcaCCCTGTGTTCCTTGAGCAATGAATTGTCTGAAGATCTGAGAAGAATTCCGCCTTATCTGTAGCCTATCACACAGTCACAACTAAAGCATTATGGATAAAAGAACCTCAATGGAATTTGTCACCACCAATGAAAACTCATCAATCTTGCAAGAACTTGAAAATATTTACTCAATCTTCAAGAGTGATTAAGCACAAAAATGAGTGGTAAAAATTTGTTAGATTTGAATCAAGAATAATACATGATTTGAGTCATATGAGCAAGTGAAtggaataaaaataaatcaaattttttacCCATTTCACgcttgattcgaatcaaaaaTAATATCTGATTCGAATTAAAGACcatgtgattcgaatcatgtacAAATTCTGATTTAAATCAACTGCAACATGCCCTTAAGACAAATGCTAAAAAATGCTCTGATTCGAATCAGGTGTAAAGTTTAATTCAAATCAAATCCAATAGGGGTGACCAGGAAGagcttgatttgaatcaaatttaaattgtgattcaatttgatttgaatcagaATGTGTGTTTAATTTGTATGATTTgaatcaaacacacaaaatctCAAATTTTCATGGTTTTAAAAGTACTTTGAGATTTTTCTTTGCACCTaacttgaataaaaaaaatatatcgtTTTTATTACACTAACTCGTGAAATTGACTAAAAG
This window contains:
- the LOC131638850 gene encoding putative glutaredoxin-C14 — encoded protein: MFNQEKLMHYQVEQPSWSYYMMRRERRTVEEDQMERIMSLATQSAVVIFSISSTSCMCHAMKSLFSGMGVNAMVHELDQDSKPFMRLLGNSTSLPVVFIGGKLVGSMDTVLGFHINGSLVPLLKHAGALWL